A genomic stretch from Thermococcus sp. MV5 includes:
- the gyaR gene encoding glyoxylate reductase yields the protein MKPRIFITRQIPRNGIKMIERYYKIDLWKDQKEPPRDVLLEKITDVDAIVTLVTDRVNKELLNNAPKLRIIAQYAVGYDNIDIEEATKRGIYVTNTPGILTDATADLAFAILLATARRVIEADQFVRSGEWKRSAVGWHPLMFLGYGLKEKTLGIIGFGRIGQAVARRAKGFGMKIIYYSRKRRLGAEKETGAEYVDFETLLEESDFISLHVPLTNETYHMIGEKELKMMKPTAILINTARGPVVDTKALIKALQERWIAGAGLDVFEEEPYYNEELFKLKNVVLAPHLGSATHEAREGMAELVAKNLIAFAKGEIPPNLVNKDVINIKKPGFE from the coding sequence ATGAAACCAAGGATTTTTATTACTCGGCAAATCCCAAGAAATGGCATTAAAATGATAGAAAGATACTACAAAATAGATTTATGGAAAGATCAAAAAGAGCCTCCAAGAGATGTACTTTTGGAGAAGATCACGGATGTAGATGCCATTGTAACTTTAGTTACAGACAGGGTAAACAAGGAGCTCTTGAACAATGCTCCAAAACTTAGAATAATAGCCCAGTACGCGGTCGGCTATGACAATATAGACATAGAAGAAGCCACCAAAAGAGGAATATACGTCACTAATACTCCAGGAATCCTTACTGATGCAACTGCAGATTTAGCATTTGCTATCCTCTTAGCCACTGCCAGAAGAGTAATAGAAGCTGACCAATTTGTGAGGAGTGGAGAATGGAAGAGAAGCGCTGTTGGATGGCATCCATTAATGTTTTTAGGATATGGGCTTAAGGAGAAGACGCTTGGGATAATTGGATTCGGAAGAATTGGACAAGCAGTTGCAAGAAGGGCCAAAGGGTTCGGAATGAAAATCATCTATTATTCAAGGAAAAGAAGACTTGGAGCTGAAAAAGAAACTGGAGCAGAATATGTTGATTTTGAGACGCTTTTAGAAGAAAGTGACTTTATAAGCCTTCATGTCCCTCTTACTAATGAAACATACCATATGATTGGAGAAAAAGAACTAAAGATGATGAAACCCACTGCAATTTTAATCAACACTGCAAGAGGTCCAGTTGTTGATACGAAAGCACTAATAAAAGCTCTCCAAGAGAGGTGGATTGCTGGAGCAGGGTTAGACGTTTTTGAAGAAGAACCTTACTACAATGAAGAGCTCTTTAAACTGAAAAACGTTGTTCTAGCCCCTCATTTAGGAAGCGCAACACATGAAGCAAGAGAGGGTATGGCAGAATTGGTGGCAAAAAACTTGATAGCCTTTGCAAAAGGAGAAATTCCTCCAAACCTAGTGAACAAAGATGTAATAAACATTAAAAAGCCAGGATTTGAATGA
- a CDS encoding DUF72 domain-containing protein has translation MIVVGTCGFCERREKYFRDFNTLEIQQTFYKLIQDKTLQKWRQEAPKDFIFSIKAFQGVTHPPTSPTWRRSNVKPSPEVGLLKPTSEVFKYWELTLREAEILGAKFILIQLPKSFRETEENFNNAEKFFSKIEKRDFTIAIELRGWSEKGIEEFVKEFELIDVSDPLVRKPVHRGDINYYRLHGAYERGRIIYKHKYREGELKEIASRIKEWNKKESYLYFNNAYMCEDARRFIQILAF, from the coding sequence ATGATAGTTGTAGGGACATGTGGCTTTTGTGAAAGAAGAGAGAAGTATTTCCGAGATTTTAACACCCTAGAGATTCAACAAACTTTTTACAAGCTTATTCAGGATAAAACTCTTCAGAAATGGAGACAGGAAGCTCCAAAAGATTTTATATTCTCTATAAAGGCTTTTCAGGGTGTGACTCATCCTCCCACTAGCCCTACGTGGAGACGAAGTAACGTAAAGCCAAGCCCAGAAGTGGGTCTTTTAAAGCCAACCTCAGAGGTTTTTAAGTATTGGGAGTTAACTCTTAGAGAAGCTGAGATTTTAGGAGCGAAATTTATTCTTATTCAGCTTCCCAAGAGTTTTAGGGAAACTGAGGAAAACTTTAATAATGCAGAAAAATTCTTCTCTAAAATTGAAAAAAGAGACTTCACGATTGCGATAGAACTTAGAGGTTGGAGTGAGAAAGGGATAGAGGAGTTCGTGAAGGAGTTTGAGCTTATTGATGTTTCGGATCCTCTTGTTAGAAAACCTGTTCATCGAGGTGACATTAACTACTACCGACTTCATGGGGCTTATGAAAGGGGAAGGATAATTTATAAGCACAAATATAGGGAGGGGGAACTAAAGGAAATTGCAAGCAGGATTAAAGAGTGGAATAAAAAAGAAAGCTATCTCTATTTCAATAACGCTTATATGTGTGAAGATGCGAGGAGATTCATTCAAATCCTGGCTTTTTAA
- a CDS encoding 4Fe-4S dicluster domain-containing protein yields the protein MPTKAMFLMIKQALQKPFTNRFPVKHAPVNVTALIEKVQKGEVKIHPPVPVPEDFRGKIHYDPERCIGCRFCITVCPADAMEWIPELRKIRHYVSRCMFCALCVDVCPGKKFPGEEKAVKALSISEDFLLADYDKYSDNLIEEPPEAKEKGL from the coding sequence ATGCCTACCAAAGCAATGTTCCTGATGATAAAACAAGCACTTCAAAAGCCCTTCACCAATCGTTTTCCAGTGAAACATGCTCCTGTTAATGTTACTGCACTTATTGAAAAGGTTCAAAAGGGAGAAGTAAAGATACATCCTCCAGTCCCAGTTCCAGAAGACTTTAGAGGAAAGATTCATTATGATCCAGAGAGATGCATTGGATGCAGGTTCTGTATTACCGTCTGTCCAGCAGACGCCATGGAATGGATACCTGAGCTTAGGAAAATAAGGCATTATGTTTCGAGATGTATGTTCTGTGCTTTGTGTGTGGATGTTTGCCCAGGCAAGAAGTTCCCGGGAGAAGAAAAGGCGGTAAAGGCCCTTTCAATAAGTGAAGACTTCTTACTAGCAGACTATGACAAGTATAGTGACAACCTTATAGAAGAACCGCCAGAAGCTAAGGAAAAAGGTCTTTAA
- a CDS encoding complex I subunit 1 family protein: MTPETIFYAVGMPLIGVFLGLVYKGIDRRVSARMTSRIGPPIRQPFWDVGKLLLKETVVPANAVKWIFNAMPVLALASSMTLLLYIPFGIIKAPLEGYGDLVVILYLLTLQALAMAIGGFASGSPFSSVGAQREMVLMMSYEMPFAIVITGFALIYKSFSLSTIASTPVWTIVGPLGGLGVFLLLIAFLWVTPAELAKLPFDIAEAETEIAEGMLAEYSGRNLALFYLSDAVRGFAMIAIEVVLFIPFTLSYLFGLNLSGPVLYIAEGLWFLFKVLLFYISAVTLVRTSFARFRIEQASRLFWVYVNIIALLGLLLIWVEVM; this comes from the coding sequence GTGACCCCTGAAACTATCTTTTATGCAGTAGGGATGCCGCTTATTGGGGTATTTCTTGGACTAGTTTACAAAGGTATTGATAGGAGAGTCTCTGCGAGAATGACATCAAGGATAGGACCTCCAATAAGACAGCCATTCTGGGATGTTGGAAAGTTACTTCTTAAAGAAACTGTAGTTCCAGCAAATGCTGTAAAATGGATCTTCAATGCAATGCCAGTTTTAGCCCTCGCATCCTCAATGACACTTCTCCTCTACATCCCCTTTGGCATTATTAAGGCACCTTTGGAAGGTTATGGTGATTTGGTAGTAATCCTCTACCTTTTAACGCTACAGGCTCTTGCAATGGCAATTGGAGGATTTGCCTCAGGAAGTCCATTTTCCTCAGTTGGTGCACAGAGAGAAATGGTCTTAATGATGAGTTACGAAATGCCATTTGCAATAGTAATAACGGGGTTTGCTCTAATATACAAGAGCTTTTCACTAAGCACTATAGCTTCCACGCCTGTATGGACTATTGTAGGTCCATTGGGAGGATTGGGAGTTTTCTTACTTCTAATAGCATTCCTTTGGGTGACTCCTGCAGAGCTTGCGAAGCTTCCATTTGATATAGCTGAAGCAGAAACAGAAATAGCTGAAGGTATGCTCGCTGAGTACAGTGGAAGAAACCTCGCTTTATTCTATCTCTCAGACGCAGTAAGGGGCTTTGCAATGATAGCAATAGAAGTGGTTCTTTTCATACCATTTACGCTCAGTTACTTATTTGGTCTAAACCTCTCAGGACCCGTTCTCTATATAGCTGAGGGCTTGTGGTTCTTATTCAAAGTACTGTTATTCTACATATCTGCAGTGACTTTAGTTAGAACATCTTTCGCAAGATTCAGAATTGAACAAGCTTCAAGGTTATTCTGGGTTTACGTGAACATAATAGCCTTGCTAGGTCTACTCTTAATATGGGTGGAGGTGATGTGA
- a CDS encoding nickel-dependent hydrogenase large subunit: MAKTTYYVPIGPIHPALKEPIRVEAEVEGEKIVKVDVKRGFAHRGIEYMGMKRNAIQTLYLSERICGICSISHPYAFVIGSEKALGIEAPHRAQYIRPIIAELERIHSHILWLGVIAHEIGFDSLLFWTWKGREKVLDVLELITGNRINYSMYMIGGVRRDLKESHIKALRDMITYYWEFTEHMKEVFLSDPVYKARTRGVAQVPKDMALKLNLVGPTARAAGLRMDIRQDIPFDAYADIDVKAVVPQDIVGEARGDAYDVTMVRIYEIEQSLDIIEYCIDNLPEGRILAIPNYIALLNKIKKTEGEGIGAYEAPRGEVIHYFRYDGTRDGPSVWKVVAPSYNNINSWGYCLLGAEVADIPVVVAYIDPCMCCNDRVAVVKDSTGKMLDYSYIHKRAIEKTRMLEKELGVRR; the protein is encoded by the coding sequence GTGGCTAAAACAACTTATTATGTTCCTATTGGCCCAATTCATCCTGCTTTAAAGGAGCCAATTAGGGTTGAAGCAGAGGTTGAGGGGGAAAAGATAGTAAAAGTTGATGTAAAGAGAGGTTTTGCCCACAGAGGAATAGAGTACATGGGTATGAAGAGGAACGCAATACAAACTCTCTATCTCTCAGAGAGAATATGCGGGATATGCTCAATATCTCACCCATATGCGTTTGTCATAGGCAGTGAAAAAGCTCTTGGAATTGAGGCTCCTCATAGAGCTCAATACATAAGACCTATAATAGCGGAACTTGAAAGAATACACTCCCACATCCTCTGGCTTGGAGTTATAGCCCACGAAATAGGTTTTGACTCTCTACTCTTCTGGACGTGGAAAGGAAGAGAAAAAGTTCTAGATGTCTTAGAGCTCATTACCGGAAACAGAATAAATTACTCCATGTACATGATAGGCGGAGTAAGGAGAGATCTGAAAGAGAGTCACATAAAGGCCCTGAGGGATATGATAACATATTACTGGGAATTCACTGAACACATGAAAGAAGTTTTCCTATCTGATCCAGTGTATAAAGCGAGGACTAGGGGGGTGGCACAGGTTCCAAAGGACATGGCTCTTAAATTAAATCTCGTGGGCCCAACAGCAAGGGCTGCCGGGTTAAGGATGGATATCAGACAAGATATTCCTTTTGATGCTTATGCAGATATAGACGTAAAGGCAGTGGTACCCCAGGACATTGTGGGTGAAGCTAGAGGAGACGCTTATGACGTTACTATGGTTAGAATTTATGAGATAGAACAGAGTCTGGATATAATAGAATATTGTATCGACAACCTTCCTGAAGGAAGGATACTGGCCATTCCTAACTATATCGCCCTTTTGAACAAAATCAAGAAAACAGAAGGAGAGGGAATAGGTGCCTATGAAGCTCCAAGAGGTGAAGTTATACATTACTTCAGATATGATGGAACTAGAGATGGGCCATCAGTTTGGAAAGTTGTAGCACCAAGTTACAACAATATCAACAGTTGGGGGTATTGTCTCTTAGGAGCTGAAGTAGCAGATATCCCAGTTGTGGTAGCATACATTGATCCATGTATGTGCTGTAATGATAGAGTAGCGGTTGTAAAAGATTCAACAGGCAAAATGCTGGATTACTCTTACATTCACAAGAGGGCCATCGAAAAAACAAGGATGTTAGAAAAAGAACTGGGGGTGAGAAGGTGA
- a CDS encoding NADH-quinone oxidoreductase subunit C, protein MTLTAEEIFDRLKEELGDAILDYEIKEYKTGVKKPRTYKEVWMEIDRSAFRRAIEAIFKIEYPHLHFITGEDIGESIRMIYSFGLFHEHPWGEVSIIIKFDLPKNELILPTITDLMIGAETNEREIREMLGVEFDGLKNKRHLFLPDDWPEGKYPWRRDEYGVDDMIKHTHKSVKEIREERGEQSG, encoded by the coding sequence ATGACATTAACTGCTGAGGAGATCTTTGATAGATTAAAAGAAGAGCTTGGAGATGCTATACTAGACTATGAGATCAAAGAATATAAGACAGGAGTCAAGAAGCCCAGAACGTATAAAGAGGTTTGGATGGAGATAGACAGGAGTGCCTTCAGGAGGGCAATTGAAGCAATATTCAAGATAGAATACCCCCACTTACACTTCATAACTGGTGAAGACATTGGAGAATCTATACGGATGATTTATTCATTTGGGCTTTTCCACGAGCATCCTTGGGGTGAGGTGAGCATAATTATAAAATTTGACCTTCCAAAGAACGAGCTCATTCTACCTACAATAACGGATCTTATGATAGGAGCTGAAACTAACGAGAGGGAAATCAGGGAAATGCTAGGGGTTGAATTTGATGGCCTTAAGAACAAGAGACATCTTTTCTTGCCGGACGATTGGCCCGAAGGAAAGTACCCCTGGAGAAGAGACGAATATGGTGTTGATGACATGATTAAACACACTCACAAAAGCGTTAAAGAGATAAGAGAAGAGCGAGGTGAGCAAAGTGGCTAA
- a CDS encoding NADH-quinone oxidoreductase subunit B family protein, whose product MGKLTNFKRSLWVFHASGGSCNACDIEIIAALTPRYDVERFGIKLVGSPRHADVLLVTGAIPRDFADKLRRVYEQMPDPKAVIVIGNCGTSGGVFYDSYNIVGPIDEIIPVDVYVPGCPPRPEAIIDAVVKAWLKLEKLEKQLEGKEE is encoded by the coding sequence ATGGGGAAACTAACTAATTTTAAGCGTTCTCTTTGGGTTTTTCATGCCTCAGGAGGATCATGTAACGCATGTGATATTGAGATAATTGCAGCATTAACCCCCAGATATGACGTAGAAAGATTTGGAATAAAACTCGTTGGGAGTCCAAGGCACGCTGACGTGCTTTTGGTAACGGGAGCAATTCCTAGGGACTTTGCTGACAAGCTAAGACGTGTCTATGAGCAAATGCCAGACCCAAAAGCAGTGATAGTGATAGGGAACTGTGGAACCAGTGGAGGAGTTTTCTATGACTCATACAATATAGTTGGTCCAATAGACGAAATAATTCCAGTAGATGTCTATGTTCCAGGCTGCCCTCCGAGGCCAGAGGCCATAATAGATGCAGTGGTGAAAGCTTGGCTTAAACTTGAGAAGCTTGAAAAACAATTGGAGGGGAAGGAAGAATGA
- a CDS encoding hydrogenase, whose product MSFTLTTPSGFWNPLLWLIFLVLFTIVAYLIYSRGNPSYKKESDQVKPYLSGNIEPTKEKVQVKAGDIYWGFIEALKGYYTVLQTMHTGDIRDYILWYLGVGAIITFILIGGV is encoded by the coding sequence ATGAGCTTTACACTAACAACTCCATCTGGATTTTGGAACCCTCTGCTCTGGCTGATATTCCTGGTACTCTTTACAATAGTTGCCTACCTCATTTATTCCAGAGGTAACCCATCATATAAGAAGGAAAGCGATCAGGTGAAACCTTACTTAAGTGGTAACATTGAACCAACAAAGGAAAAAGTCCAGGTAAAAGCAGGTGATATTTATTGGGGATTCATAGAGGCTCTAAAAGGGTATTACACTGTACTTCAAACCATGCATACGGGAGACATAAGGGACTATATCTTGTGGTACTTAGGAGTTGGAGCTATAATAACATTCATCTTAATTGGAGGGGTGTAA
- a CDS encoding proton-conducting transporter membrane subunit produces MIEHLPALMVAVPLFGAFIAPLFKKHYKGVSMWAVVITGSTVILSLLLAKEVVTNGIMVYVFGADKPSIVLPSGYAVPIRIMFEVDAMGAFMAISATLMSFVGAIYSYTHVKKETGLEKYYALLMLLETGILGMVLTGDLFNLFVFLEIAGIAGSALVGFRNYRGEASEAGIKYLIVSAVASLMVLFAVAILYGQYGNLNLAYIAKNISFNMVDMIALGLLFTSFAMKCGAVPMHYWVPDAYTEVPAGINPPLLVATYASLYALFRVSFTLFANIVIDLARVGWIMSILGVLTMFIGVTMALVQKDVKRLMSYHAISQTGYMLLGVGVGLTVLHDPSKLAEFGRDAMAGGVFHIINHIIYKSLLLMTAGALFYVTGTRNLNEMGGLARKMPITTISFIVGAAAISGLPPFNGFASKLLIYETSYRLNPLLTVFAMVTSVLTLASFVKVFASAFLGPPLEKFQDKREVPTPMVIAMLILAVLCILFGLFPNIVLDKLVYPAVDALINFAQYHSWGGLA; encoded by the coding sequence ATGATTGAGCACTTACCTGCTTTGATGGTAGCGGTTCCACTCTTTGGAGCGTTTATAGCACCACTCTTCAAAAAACATTACAAAGGAGTCTCGATGTGGGCCGTCGTGATCACTGGCAGTACTGTGATTCTCTCCCTCTTGCTGGCAAAGGAAGTAGTCACTAATGGGATAATGGTATATGTCTTTGGAGCAGACAAACCATCTATAGTACTGCCTTCTGGTTACGCAGTTCCGATAAGAATAATGTTTGAAGTAGATGCAATGGGAGCCTTTATGGCAATTTCTGCCACTTTAATGAGCTTTGTTGGAGCTATATATTCATATACACATGTTAAAAAAGAGACAGGATTGGAAAAATACTATGCATTGCTGATGCTCTTAGAAACCGGAATTTTGGGCATGGTGCTTACTGGAGATCTATTCAACTTGTTTGTGTTCTTAGAAATAGCGGGAATAGCAGGTTCGGCCTTAGTGGGCTTTAGAAACTACCGTGGGGAAGCAAGTGAGGCTGGAATAAAGTATCTCATCGTTAGTGCTGTGGCTTCTCTTATGGTCCTATTTGCAGTAGCTATACTCTATGGTCAGTATGGAAACCTAAACTTAGCATACATAGCGAAAAATATCTCATTCAACATGGTAGACATGATAGCCCTTGGCTTGTTATTTACGTCATTTGCAATGAAGTGCGGTGCAGTTCCAATGCATTACTGGGTGCCTGATGCTTATACTGAAGTACCGGCTGGAATAAACCCACCCTTGTTGGTAGCAACATATGCAAGCCTTTACGCTCTCTTTAGGGTCAGTTTTACACTCTTTGCGAACATAGTAATAGACCTTGCTCGGGTAGGCTGGATAATGTCCATCCTTGGAGTGCTTACAATGTTCATTGGAGTTACAATGGCTCTTGTGCAAAAAGACGTTAAGAGGTTGATGAGCTATCACGCTATCTCCCAGACAGGTTACATGCTTTTGGGCGTAGGTGTTGGATTGACGGTGTTGCATGACCCATCTAAGCTCGCAGAATTTGGAAGGGACGCAATGGCAGGAGGAGTTTTCCATATAATTAACCACATCATTTACAAGAGCTTACTTCTTATGACGGCGGGAGCACTATTTTATGTTACTGGAACTAGGAACCTCAATGAAATGGGAGGTCTAGCAAGAAAAATGCCAATAACAACAATAAGTTTCATAGTCGGAGCTGCCGCAATATCTGGTTTACCACCATTTAATGGATTTGCAAGTAAGCTCCTAATTTATGAGACTTCCTATAGGTTAAACCCCCTTCTTACAGTATTCGCTATGGTAACTAGTGTCTTGACATTGGCTTCATTCGTTAAGGTTTTTGCATCAGCCTTCCTTGGACCACCATTAGAGAAATTCCAAGATAAGCGAGAGGTTCCGACGCCCATGGTTATAGCAATGCTCATTTTGGCAGTATTGTGTATACTATTCGGTCTATTCCCGAACATAGTATTGGATAAACTTGTGTATCCAGCAGTTGATGCGTTAATTAACTTTGCACAATATCATAGCTGGGGTGGTTTAGCATGA
- a CDS encoding sodium:proton antiporter, which yields MNGNIFVNFPFIVVAILLALGFYTIGFKRNLIKVVIGIEILEGAVNMFIVAVGYIKGGYVPIYTQAPREAVGRMVLPTPQALTLTSIVIGVAVTALMLAFAVNIYKHYGTLDITRVRRLRG from the coding sequence ATGAATGGTAACATCTTTGTGAACTTTCCATTTATTGTAGTTGCAATCCTACTTGCGTTAGGATTTTACACTATTGGCTTCAAGCGGAATCTCATAAAAGTAGTTATTGGAATCGAAATCTTAGAAGGCGCTGTGAACATGTTCATTGTAGCTGTAGGGTACATCAAAGGTGGATATGTGCCAATTTACACTCAAGCACCACGGGAAGCTGTGGGAAGAATGGTTCTTCCGACTCCTCAAGCACTGACTCTTACGAGCATTGTCATAGGTGTTGCAGTAACTGCGTTGATGCTTGCCTTTGCAGTTAACATCTACAAGCACTATGGAACCTTAGATATTACACGAGTAAGGAGGTTGAGAGGATGA
- a CDS encoding MnhB domain-containing protein: MTTTIIRTTTRFLAPLILVFGAYIILHGHLTPGGGFQGGAVFASGLALLIVANSKDKVQELFEKTPLTQLESIGALGFLGIGLLGLMGYTFLKNVIANSGFLFGAPTPKGINPGYLNTGGTLSYLNIFVGTKVLAGLTSIILIFFLILRRERDEW; the protein is encoded by the coding sequence ATGACCACTACGATCATAAGGACAACTACTAGATTTCTAGCTCCGTTGATACTTGTATTTGGAGCGTATATAATCCTCCATGGACATTTAACCCCAGGAGGTGGTTTTCAGGGAGGAGCAGTTTTTGCAAGTGGTTTAGCGTTGTTGATCGTGGCTAATAGCAAAGACAAAGTCCAAGAACTCTTTGAAAAAACTCCCTTGACTCAACTGGAGAGCATTGGTGCACTTGGATTTTTGGGCATCGGCCTTTTAGGACTAATGGGTTATACCTTCCTGAAAAATGTAATAGCGAACAGTGGATTCCTCTTTGGTGCCCCCACACCAAAAGGGATAAATCCCGGATACTTGAATACTGGAGGAACCCTCTCATACCTTAACATCTTCGTTGGAACAAAAGTCTTGGCTGGTCTTACAAGCATCATACTAATCTTCTTCTTGATTCTAAGGAGGGAGAGAGATGAATGGTAA
- the mbhE gene encoding hydrogen gas-evolving membrane-bound hydrogenase subunit E gives MRRALGLFAFLAFTLFLFAAVISIRPFGEPPHMEMDAYFVDHAQEEASANNVVTSVVFDYRGFDTLGEATVLFTAVAGVLMALRQYGGRGK, from the coding sequence ATGAGGAGAGCACTGGGACTTTTTGCATTCTTGGCATTTACGCTATTCCTGTTTGCAGCGGTTATAAGTATAAGGCCTTTTGGAGAACCTCCCCATATGGAAATGGATGCATACTTTGTAGATCACGCTCAAGAAGAAGCGTCGGCCAATAATGTCGTTACAAGCGTTGTGTTTGACTACAGGGGTTTTGATACTCTTGGTGAAGCCACAGTCTTGTTTACTGCAGTTGCTGGAGTTTTAATGGCACTGAGACAGTATGGAGGGAGAGGGAAATGA
- a CDS encoding hydrogenase subunit MbhD domain-containing protein: MNPETFFWAIQVLIAIALIGSSIAAIRFKNLISAVIAMAVFSLALSVEFYILQAPDVAIAEAGVGAGLTTAMYLLAIRNTTDEEVVE, translated from the coding sequence ATGAACCCTGAAACATTTTTCTGGGCAATTCAAGTTCTAATAGCCATAGCTTTAATTGGAAGTTCAATAGCAGCTATTAGGTTCAAGAACTTAATCTCAGCAGTAATTGCAATGGCAGTTTTTAGCTTGGCTCTTTCTGTGGAGTTCTATATTCTACAAGCACCGGATGTAGCAATAGCAGAGGCTGGTGTTGGAGCAGGACTCACAACTGCGATGTACCTTCTTGCTATACGAAACACCACCGATGAGGAGGTGGTAGAATGA
- the mnhG gene encoding monovalent cation/H(+) antiporter subunit G yields the protein MIEWLLLLLLGIGVGFNLLASVGILRFPDVYTRIHASTKCTTFGTIFIVLSAIVYSIYNWRLSHDTAWITMGIHSALVVIFLVLTNPVGAHALGRAARKSGIRPYGAVIDELEGRL from the coding sequence ATGATTGAGTGGTTATTATTACTCTTACTTGGTATTGGAGTGGGTTTCAATCTGCTAGCAAGCGTGGGGATCCTTAGATTTCCTGATGTTTATACAAGGATTCACGCTTCTACAAAATGTACCACGTTCGGTACTATTTTCATAGTACTCAGTGCGATCGTTTATTCAATTTACAACTGGAGACTTAGCCATGATACTGCATGGATTACAATGGGAATTCATTCAGCGCTTGTGGTCATATTCTTGGTCTTAACAAATCCAGTAGGAGCTCATGCATTGGGTAGAGCGGCTAGAAAATCAGGTATACGACCGTATGGTGCGGTAATAGACGAATTGGAGGGGAGACTATGA
- a CDS encoding monovalent cation/H+ antiporter complex subunit F, producing MTPESIFMSAMVLLFVSATLTMIRMLIGPTIPDRAVALDALTTTTAGAMVLYGIITKQAIMIDVALVYAVLSYIATLYIARYLVKKRVGLA from the coding sequence ATGACCCCTGAGAGTATATTTATGAGTGCAATGGTACTATTATTTGTTTCAGCTACATTAACCATGATAAGAATGTTAATCGGTCCAACCATTCCTGATAGAGCAGTGGCATTAGATGCTTTAACAACAACAACTGCTGGAGCCATGGTTCTTTACGGAATTATCACAAAACAAGCAATCATGATCGATGTTGCTCTAGTTTACGCAGTTCTTAGTTATATTGCAACCCTTTACATAGCCAGATATCTAGTAAAGAAGAGGGTGGGATTAGCATGA
- a CDS encoding monovalent cation/H+ antiporter subunit E → MSFATSFLWSLIVYLVLTAGSGSVLLWSPEELVAGIIIAAMIGYVTRNIMDERLDYLFNPKRWVFFIVYALGPFFYAMAKANFDVAYRVITGKIRPGIVKISPDLTRDESRTLLANSITLTPGTFTLEIDEEGNFYVHWINVPPGKEKPTPEELCGYLPKWARRIAE, encoded by the coding sequence ATGTCCTTTGCAACATCTTTCCTTTGGTCGTTAATTGTATACCTTGTTTTGACTGCAGGTTCAGGCAGTGTTTTACTATGGAGTCCAGAAGAACTAGTGGCGGGCATTATAATAGCAGCTATGATAGGCTATGTTACAAGAAATATAATGGATGAAAGACTGGATTACCTCTTTAATCCAAAAAGATGGGTGTTTTTTATTGTATATGCACTAGGACCCTTTTTCTATGCCATGGCAAAAGCAAACTTTGATGTTGCTTATAGAGTCATTACAGGCAAGATAAGGCCAGGAATTGTCAAAATTTCTCCGGATTTGACTAGAGATGAAAGCAGAACGCTTCTAGCAAATTCAATAACCCTAACACCAGGAACGTTTACACTTGAAATTGATGAAGAGGGTAATTTCTATGTTCACTGGATTAATGTGCCTCCTGGAAAAGAGAAACCAACTCCTGAGGAGCTTTGTGGGTATTTACCAAAATGGGCAAGGAGGATTGCGGAATGA